CGTCGAGGTGACGCCGCGGAAGGTCACCGACTCCAACGGCATCGATCCGGTGGAGCGGGGGCAGATTGGCATCCAGTACGCCCGCAAGCCCGCGGTGCTGGGTGTGTCGCCGGGTTCTCCCGCCGCTCAGGCGGGGCTGAAGACCTTCGATCGGGTCCTGTCCATCAACGGGGTGAGCATCCCGGACGAGGCCGCCCTCCATGAGCAGTTGGCGAAGCTGGAGGGGCCGCTGGAGGTCGCCGTCCAGCGCATGCGGCCGGTGATGGCCGGCGCGGTGACCGGTGGCGTGCCGTCCGTCGTCAAGGTGACGGTGCCGAAGCAGCCGGGCAACGACGGGTTCACGGCGCTGGGCGCGGAGTCCTCGGATCTCTACGTCGTCTCCGTCAACCCCGGCAGCGTGGCGGACAAGGCCGGCATCCGGGCGGGGGATCGGCTCATTTCCTTCAACGGCGAGCCGCTGCGCTCCTTCACCGTGCTGCTGGCGGAGCTCAGCAACCTGAAGGATCAGCCCTTCCAGCTCACCTGGCGCTCGGCGGACGGGCAGGAGCACACGCAGAAGCTCGCCCAGGCGCCCTACAACACCCGGAGTGAGTTCTCACAGGAGGCCCGGCTCGAGCTGGGTGTGGACCCCTGGTATCCCTCCTCGGCGGAGCTGCTGCCCGTGGACATGGTGACGGTGGATATCAGCCCCGGAGACGCGCTGCGTCAGGCCGCCACCGTCGTGCCCCGGATCGTCGGGCAGATGGTGACAGTGCTCGGCCGCATCGCCACCAACCAGATGTCCACGAAGACGCTGGGCGGGCCGGTGATGATGTACCAGCTGGCGTCCAAGAGCGCGGAGCAGGGCTGGGAGAGCTTCTTCCACCTGATGGCCGTCATCTCCATCAACCTGGGGGTGATGAACCTGCTGCCCATCCCCATCCTCGACGGCTTCCACCTGCTGTCCGCCTTCTGGGAGGGCATCCGCCGCCGCCCCATTCCGGTGCGCGTGCGCGAGGTGGCGAACGTCGTCGGCCTCATCCTCCTGGCCGCGTTGATGGTGATGGCCTTCTACAACGACATCAATCGACTCATCTTCGGGTAGGGGTGCGATGCGGCGGCTGCTCATGGGCGTGACGGTGGGGGTGGGGGTTCTGGTGGGGTGCGCGCCGCGTGCTACCCGGCCAACCTCTTCCGAGGAGCGGGAAGTGGTGCGGCCGGAGAAGCAACCCCCATCACGGGCGTACCTCGAAGAGGGGGTCGCCTCGTACTACGGCCCGGGCCTGGTCGGCCGGCCCACCGCCAGCGGCGAGAAGCTGGACCTCAAGGCCTTCACCGCCGCGCACCGCAAGCTGCCCTTCGGCACGTGCCTGCGCGTGGTGAACATGGAGAACGGGCGCTCGGTGCAGGTGCGCGTCAACGACCGGGGCCCCTTCGTCCGGGGGCGCGTGGTGGACGTGTCGCTCGCCGCGGCGAAGCAGCTCGACATGCTGGACAAGGGGTTGGCCCGGGTGCGCCTCTACCGCTGCGCGGACCGCACCTCCTTCCTCTTCATCCCCTTCGGCCCGCTGGCGGGGTAGAAGCCTCGCATGTTCCTCGCGCTCGATACCTCCACCCTCACGCTGTCCCTGGCCCTCGTGGAGCGGGAAGGGGAGGGCGTCCGCGTCCTCGAGCACGTGGTGGTGGGGCCTCCGAAGAAGCAGAGCGAGGTGTTGCCTGGCATCGTCGGCGAGGTGCTCGCGCGGCACGGGGTGGTGCTGAAGTCCCTGGAGGGGCTGGCCATCGGCCTGGGTCCGGGCTCCTTCACCGGCCTGCGCATCGGTCTGTCCTGCGTGAAGGGGCTCGCGTACGCGGCGGGCCTCAACGTGGCCGGGGCGTCGTCGCTCGCGGCCGTGGCCCTGGAAGGTCCCGAGGGTCCGCCCCTCTTCGCCCTCGCGGTGGCGCGCAAGGATGACCTGTACCTGGGGCGCTACCGGCGCGTGGGCCAGCGCGTGGAGGCGCTGGGGCCCGAGGAGGCCATGAGTCCGGAAGAGGTGGCCGCGCGCATGGCCTCCGAGCCGGAGGCGCTCGCGCTGGGACCCGCCCTGACCGATTATCGCTCGGCCCTGGAGGCCCACGGCGTGGCTCCCTCGCGGCTGCTGCACGCGCCCGATTTCCCCTCGGCGGTGGCGCTGGCGCACCTGGTGCGCTTCCCCGAGCAGCGCTCGCTGGAGGCGATCTTCGCGCTGGAGCCGCACTACGTCCGGGCCTCCGAGCCCGAGCGCAACCCCAAGTTCCCCCCTCTGCCCGGGCCTCCTCCCACCGCTCGCCTCAAGGAAGACTGAGGCCCGTTTCCGGTAGGGGGCTCTACACCCGCCAGGTGCGCGCCACCGTCTCCATGCGCTCGGCGGCCTCGCGCAGCGTGCCCGTGGCCCTCGTGGTGGCCTGCAGACTCCGCATCGTCTCGTCCATCAGCGTGGACAGGTCCGTCACCGCGGTGAAGATCTGCGAGATGCCCGCGTTCTGCTGGTTCACCGCGACGGCGATCTGCCGCGCCGCCCCCGCGTTGTCCCGCACGATGGACGTCAGCTCCCGGAGGCTCTCGCCGCTCTCCCGCATCTGCTCGAGCCCCGCCTGCATCTGCGCCTGACCCTTCTCGGTCATCGTCACCGTGGTCTGGATGGACTGACGGATGTCGTCGAGGATCTCCCGCACCCGGCCGGTGGAGTCGATGGACTGGTCCGCCAGGCTGCGGATCTCCCGCGCCACCACGCCGAAGCCCTTGCCGTGCTCGCCCGAGCGCACGGCCTCGATGGCCGCGTTGAGCGCCAGCATGTTCGACTGGTCCGCCAGGTCCTTCACCGTCTGGGCGATGTCGCCAATCTGCAGGGTGCGCTCGCCGAGCGAGACGATGCTGCTGGCCAGGCGCCCCACCTTCGCGTGCAACTCCTTGAGGCCCTCGAGGCTCGCGTTCACCTTCGCCTCGCCCGCGCTGCCCACCTCGTCGGCCCGGGCGGCCACCTCCAACACGGCCTGCGAGCGCTCCGCCGCCATCTGCGAGGTCTGCTGAATCTCCTGCGCGGTGACCTGGGTCTCCTGGATGGCCGATGCCTGGCGCGCGAGGTTGCCCTCCTGCACCTCGGACGCCCGGCTCAGCTCGGCCACGGCCTCGGTGAGCACGCGCGTGCCCTGCTGCAGGCCGAGCGTGGACTCGCGCACGTGTTCCATCATTCGCGCGAAGGCACGGGCCAGATCGCCCACCTCGTCCTGGCTGTGCACCTCCACGCGCTGGGAGAGATCTCCCTCCTGGACGACGCGCGTCACCGTCTCGCTCAGCGCGGCGATGGGACGGGTGATGCCACGCGCCAGCCACCAGGCGCCTACGATGGCCAGCCCCACGAAGAACGCCAGCATTCCGAATGCCACCGTGGCCGCCTGGTTCACGGGGGCGTAAGCCTCCACCGCGTCCACCTTCGCCACGAAATGCCAGCCATCTCCCACGTCCTGCTCGGTCGTGTCGTTGATGGCCACCTCGGACACGGGCCGGTCGAACGGAGCGGCATCGGGGGGGCGCGAATCGAAGAGGAGCGTGCCATCCGCGCGTCGCACCTCCAGGGCGAACGTGCTCTGCGCGCGCTCGTGGGCCCGCCGTACCGCGGCCCTCACCACGCTGCCGACCTGGCTCCAGTCATACGCGGCCAGCAGTATGCCGATGCGACCGCCGCCGAGCGGGCTGAGCACCGGCGCGGCCAACGGCAGGACCCGCCGGCCAAAGATGGGATCCTTCTCGGTCGAGAGTGAGTCGGCGGTGAAGCGCCCCTCCAGCGCCGCCCGGTACCACGCCGTCTCGCGCACCTCGCGCTCCTTGCCCTGATAGGACTTGAGCAGCTCCTCCGTGCTGGCGGAGACGGCGCGCCCCTTCTCGTCGAAGAGGACGAAGCCCCTGACGGAGGGGTGCCGCTTCGCCAGCCCCGCGAGCACCGCGTCGCTCTTCTCGTAGGTGTCGAAGAGCAGTGCCCCTCGCAGGATGGCGTCCTCGGACCAGCTGCGTACGCTCGCCTCGCGCTCGGCGAACGTCCGCTCCACCAGGTCCTTGAGGCCCTCGGCCTCCACCTTGAGCGTGGAGTGGATCTGCTTCGACAGCGTGCGCCGGGTGAAGGACAGGCCCAGGCTCGTGAGCGACAGGAGGGACAGGGCCGACAGCAGGGCCACGGCCAGGGTGAGGCGGCTCCTCAGCTTGAGGTTGCCCAGGAAGGGGTTGTTCATGATGTCAGAGCTCGAGCAGGGAGACGGACACGGTGAGGGCGCCGATGACACGGGCGCCGTCCTTCACCGGCAGGGAGACCTGGACGACGTAGGCCTGGGAGGACTCATCGAAGAAGGGCTTCTCGCGCAGTTCCCCGCCCCGGCCACCGTTGAAGGCCGCGCGCCACTTGGCCTCGTCGCCCTGCCAGTAGTCGGAGGTGCGGCGCGTCGCGCCCACCAGCGCGCCCTGGTTGTCCATGATGAAGGCCTCGGCCACCACCCGGCCCAGTTGCTCGCGGTAGCGGTGGAGCGAGCGCGTGCATGCGCTGCTCAGGATCTTCCGCTTGAAGGGAGTGAGGGCGGGTGTCGCGGTCCACTCCGTGTCCAACTTCTGGAGGGTCTCCACCGGGACGCGCTGGGCGTTCTGCCGCTTTACTTCTCGCACCACCACCGGATCCCTGGCGAGTCGCCGGAACTCGGGCATCAGCGCGTCTACCTTCTGCAACTGCGCCGCACCATCCGGAGGCAGTTGTGTGAGCAGCAGTAACGAGACGATCGTCCACATCGATAGGGATCACCGTCCGGCCATGCGGAGATGCGTGCGGGTGACCCACTCTGGCCACCCGTGGCCGGCGCTTCTGGCGCGCAGTCTATCCGATGGATGGAGGGGTCCTTGCGGGCACGAGAGGAGGCCTCCGAGCAGGCGCATGCCCTCAGACCCGAAGCCAGGGGAGCGAGGGGAGCGCCGGTCAGGTCTGGTTGACCAGACCTGAAAAACACCGGCCGTGCGTGCAGGTCAGGTCTGGTTGACCAGACCTGAAAAACACCGGCCGTGCGTTCACGTGCAGGTGAGGTCTGGTTGACCAGACCTGATGTCGCATGCTGGCCTACAGCATATCCACCCACCCGGGCTTCCGGGCAACCAGAAGGGCAGCCCACTCGGACCGGGGCTGGGGTAAAGGACGCGCCATGAACGAGAACCTGCGAATCGCCGTGGTGGGCGCCACGGGCGTGGTGGGCAGCGAGGTACTCTCCGCCCTGTTCGACCGGGACTTCCCCGCCGAGCGGCTCACCGTGCTGGCCTCGGAGCGCTCCGAGGGCGAGGAGCTGGAGTACGGGGAGGAATCCCTGGGGGTGGAGAAGGCTACCCCCGAGTCCTTCCGGGGCATTGGCCTGGCGCTCTTCGCCACGCCAGCGGACGTGTCGCGCACGCTCGCGCAGGCCGCCCAGGCCGCGGGAGCCTGGGTGGTGGACGTGAGCTCCGCCTTCCGTGCCGATGGCAACGTCCCGCTGGTGCTTCCCGGCTTCAACTCCGAGGTGCTGGGCGCCTCCTTCAAGGGCCGCATCGTGTCCGTGCCCTCGGCGGTGACGAGTGCCCTGGCGACCCTGCTCGAGCCGCTGCGCCAGTCCTTCGGAGTGGCCCAGGTACAGGTGACGGCCCTCATGGGGGCGTCCTCCGCGGGCCAGCGGGGCCTGCGCGAGCTGGAGCAGCAGACGGCGGCCCTCCTCTCCGGCCGCGAGCCCGAGTCCCACGCCTTCCCCCAGCGCGTGGGCTTCAACCTGGTGCCTCAGGTGGGTCCCTTCCTGGCCAACTCTCCCTGGACGGAGGAGGAGGCCGGTTGGACGTTGGAGGCCGCTCGCCTCTTCGCCCCCAAGGGGGAGATCCCCGTGGTGGCCGGTACCGCCGTGCAGGTGCCCTCCTTCTATGGTCACGGGCTGAGCCTCCATGTGCGGCTGCGGAAGCCCGCCTCGGTGGACCAGGCGCGCGCCGCCCTCAAGGGCTCGCCCGCGGTCAAGGTGCTGGATTCACCCGGAGAGAAGATCTACCCCATGACCAGCCTGGTCACCGCGGACCCCACCGTCCACGTGGGCCGGCTGCGCTCCTTCCCCCAGGCCCCCGAGTGGCTCAC
This is a stretch of genomic DNA from Archangium violaceum. It encodes these proteins:
- the rseP gene encoding RIP metalloprotease RseP, with the translated sequence MLQGPGLFILLLGVLITVHELGHFLVAKACGVKVLRFSIGFGPKLFGFTKGETEYQVAILPLGGYVKMAGDSPHEELAPEDAGRGFLNAAPWKRALIVAAGPFFNLVFPVLIYFFVFVGSHEAISTKVGFVDPAMPAATAGIRPGDRIIAVDGEKVRTFEELRDTFVGRFERPIPITVERDGKQSIVEVTPRKVTDSNGIDPVERGQIGIQYARKPAVLGVSPGSPAAQAGLKTFDRVLSINGVSIPDEAALHEQLAKLEGPLEVAVQRMRPVMAGAVTGGVPSVVKVTVPKQPGNDGFTALGAESSDLYVVSVNPGSVADKAGIRAGDRLISFNGEPLRSFTVLLAELSNLKDQPFQLTWRSADGQEHTQKLAQAPYNTRSEFSQEARLELGVDPWYPSSAELLPVDMVTVDISPGDALRQAATVVPRIVGQMVTVLGRIATNQMSTKTLGGPVMMYQLASKSAEQGWESFFHLMAVISINLGVMNLLPIPILDGFHLLSAFWEGIRRRPIPVRVREVANVVGLILLAALMVMAFYNDINRLIFG
- a CDS encoding aspartate-semialdehyde dehydrogenase, producing the protein MNENLRIAVVGATGVVGSEVLSALFDRDFPAERLTVLASERSEGEELEYGEESLGVEKATPESFRGIGLALFATPADVSRTLAQAAQAAGAWVVDVSSAFRADGNVPLVLPGFNSEVLGASFKGRIVSVPSAVTSALATLLEPLRQSFGVAQVQVTALMGASSAGQRGLRELEQQTAALLSGREPESHAFPQRVGFNLVPQVGPFLANSPWTEEEAGWTLEAARLFAPKGEIPVVAGTAVQVPSFYGHGLSLHVRLRKPASVDQARAALKGSPAVKVLDSPGEKIYPMTSLVTADPTVHVGRLRSFPQAPEWLTLFAAVDNAGRGAALNLVEAGLRLTERPA
- a CDS encoding septal ring lytic transglycosylase RlpA family protein, translating into MRRLLMGVTVGVGVLVGCAPRATRPTSSEEREVVRPEKQPPSRAYLEEGVASYYGPGLVGRPTASGEKLDLKAFTAAHRKLPFGTCLRVVNMENGRSVQVRVNDRGPFVRGRVVDVSLAAAKQLDMLDKGLARVRLYRCADRTSFLFIPFGPLAG
- a CDS encoding methyl-accepting chemotaxis protein encodes the protein MNNPFLGNLKLRSRLTLAVALLSALSLLSLTSLGLSFTRRTLSKQIHSTLKVEAEGLKDLVERTFAEREASVRSWSEDAILRGALLFDTYEKSDAVLAGLAKRHPSVRGFVLFDEKGRAVSASTEELLKSYQGKEREVRETAWYRAALEGRFTADSLSTEKDPIFGRRVLPLAAPVLSPLGGGRIGILLAAYDWSQVGSVVRAAVRRAHERAQSTFALEVRRADGTLLFDSRPPDAAPFDRPVSEVAINDTTEQDVGDGWHFVAKVDAVEAYAPVNQAATVAFGMLAFFVGLAIVGAWWLARGITRPIAALSETVTRVVQEGDLSQRVEVHSQDEVGDLARAFARMMEHVRESTLGLQQGTRVLTEAVAELSRASEVQEGNLARQASAIQETQVTAQEIQQTSQMAAERSQAVLEVAARADEVGSAGEAKVNASLEGLKELHAKVGRLASSIVSLGERTLQIGDIAQTVKDLADQSNMLALNAAIEAVRSGEHGKGFGVVAREIRSLADQSIDSTGRVREILDDIRQSIQTTVTMTEKGQAQMQAGLEQMRESGESLRELTSIVRDNAGAARQIAVAVNQQNAGISQIFTAVTDLSTLMDETMRSLQATTRATGTLREAAERMETVARTWRV
- a CDS encoding PDC sensor domain-containing protein, yielding MWTIVSLLLLTQLPPDGAAQLQKVDALMPEFRRLARDPVVVREVKRQNAQRVPVETLQKLDTEWTATPALTPFKRKILSSACTRSLHRYREQLGRVVAEAFIMDNQGALVGATRRTSDYWQGDEAKWRAAFNGGRGGELREKPFFDESSQAYVVQVSLPVKDGARVIGALTVSVSLLEL
- the tsaB gene encoding tRNA (adenosine(37)-N6)-threonylcarbamoyltransferase complex dimerization subunit type 1 TsaB; translated protein: MFLALDTSTLTLSLALVEREGEGVRVLEHVVVGPPKKQSEVLPGIVGEVLARHGVVLKSLEGLAIGLGPGSFTGLRIGLSCVKGLAYAAGLNVAGASSLAAVALEGPEGPPLFALAVARKDDLYLGRYRRVGQRVEALGPEEAMSPEEVAARMASEPEALALGPALTDYRSALEAHGVAPSRLLHAPDFPSAVALAHLVRFPEQRSLEAIFALEPHYVRASEPERNPKFPPLPGPPPTARLKED